The genome window TATCTGTGCAACTCCCTGGGCAGCTGGCCCAGGAGCAAGGGGAGGAGCCACCGGCACAGGAAGTACACTTTCAGACACAGACAGGTCAGCTGAGCTGCCACAgggctccactgcaggtggggggacagcCCTCCCACCAGAGGCTAGAGGCAAAGGAGGTGGGGGCACAGTGGGCCAGAATGGAGGGTGCTGCAGCCCTGGGCCCCATCCCACAGGCCCATAGGCACAATTAGAGCTATAAGGTGggactggggtgggaggaggtacCCAAGGCACATTGCACGTGGGGGGCACAGCATAGGTGCCAGGAGTACCAGACACTAGGGGCACCGTTGGTGGCGGAGGCAGGCAAGGATAGCCAGAAGGGGACACAGGGGGGTAGCAAGGCCAAGGTGGCAAGGGGGCATAATGAGTGTAAGGATCAGGTGGCACTGGCCCCATAGTCATTGGGAGACTAGGAGGCTGCAAGGGTGGTGGGGGCAGGCTGGGGACCCCGTGTCCATTTGTGGGAAGGGGTAGCATGGGGGTCATGCCCAAGCCACCGGGGGAAAAAGGCAAAGCAGTGGACATCAGGGAGGGCATGGACTGCACAGCAGGAAGCAGAGGTCTCACTGGCTGTGGTATCTCTTGGGATGGCAGCTGCTCTGTGAGAGCAGAGACCACAAGTTTGCCGACAGGTAGCTCAGGGCTAggagaagcagggctgggggccacAGGCATAGATCCAGCCTCGGGAGCAAGCTCGGAGCTTCTCTGCCTTGTGGTCTTCTTGGCTGGGGCTGGCGGAATGACTAGACAAGGGATGTCTGCCAGCCCTGTGGGGGTCTCTGGCAGGCTGGgccacttccctgcagggggCTGGGAACTCTTCTCTTCTGCATCTGCTTGGCGCTGCTGCCTTCGTCGTCGGTACTCAGATAGACTAAGAGGTCGAGGTTTGGCTTCCTGGGTTGTGACACTGGTGCCACTTTCCACCTTCAGAGGGCCCGTAGCCTTGGAGGGGTTTGAGGACTCTGACTCCAGGAGGAGCTGAGaggctggacttccctgggctaaCGATAACGCAGCACGCCTGGGATCTGTGGGCCTGGATTTCACCAGCACAGGTTCCACAGGAGCTGGGTGATCAGGAACAGAATCAGCTACTGCTGGGACAGCTGGGACATGGTtggtgactggtggaagatcatcTGAGATGGGAACAACTACAGCAGGGTCCTCAGCTACTGATTCAGCCAGGACAGGGTCGATCAGCAACGACTCGGCTGGGAGACGGTCAACCAGCTTGGTGTTAGTTGAAGCAAGGTCAACCAGAGCAGGGCCAGCAGGTGACGGGTCAGCAAAAACAGAGTCAAGGGCAGTGGGATCAGCCTCAGAGTCAAGTGGCATATTATCAGCTGCAGCAGAGTCTCCCAGTGAAAGATGGACTGAAACAGAGTTGGCTTGGATGATGTCAACCATCTTGGGAGAGAAGTCTAGAGGACCTTTTTTAGGGGAACTAGTTTGTTCAGAACTACTCTCCAAGTCCACAGAGCTAGGTTTTTCCAAGGCAGCTGCCCAGGCCCGAGCCCAGGCCCGGGGCTTCCCCCTACCTTGGGGAGGCCCAACCTCTCTCCGAAGTTCCTCCCGAGGCAAGCTACCTGCCTGCGAGATCACCTCTGAAGCCACTTTAGACTGTCCACGAGAAGAGGACCGTAGCCGCCTGCCACAGCCTTCTGCACAGGCTGCTGACTGttccttgttcttcttcctcCTGTTCTTTTGAGCCCTCTGGGAACTCAGCACTGTGTTACCTGGTGGGTTGTGAGGGCCCTTGGGTGCCACTGGCTCCATGACCTCCGTGGGCTCCAACATGCAGGCTGGCTCTAATTTTCCCTCCGAGTCCAGTGACAACACCTCTTTCTCAGGGCAGAGGGTTTCCTTGGGCACAGCagcttctgtctctgtttctatttcaGGCAAGAGCAACTGCAAGGAGGGGCTGGTGTCTAGCGCATCTTCCAGGAGCACAGGCTGGGGTCCAGGTGGGATCTGCCGCACCACAACAGGAATCTCCAGGTCACTGCCAGCTGTGGCCGCCTGGCCTACAATCTCCAACACCACACAGTCTTCAGGTAGTGTCAAGTCATCTGGCTGCTCCTGCAGCTCACTCTCGAGTGCAGTCAGCTGAGTGAGGTTAGGCAGACAGTATGGGTGCATGGCTCGCACTAGCTCACTCAGTGAGGAGATGCTCTCATCACCAGCTGGCTGCACCAACATCTCTGCTGCCATTGTGTCTTCCTCTTCGGGGCAAGCCAGGTGCATAGGGAAGTCTGAGATGTTGCTCATAGAGTTGGTGAGCTCCCCAGTAAGCACCTGGCCACTGAAACTAGCcagctcctcctcttcttccccatcACTACGCTGCAGGGGGGGAGAGGACTGGCCCCAGCGGGGTCTCGATCTTGGGGGTCTCCAACTAGGCAGCTTGGGGGAAGATGTCTccaagaaagggggtggggagaaatccCAAGAGGGATCTGTAAGAGACATGTCAACCTGCAGAAGAGAAGAAAAGCTGCAGGTGTTTTCCCCTGGAATGCATTTTCCCATGCCCGTCCCCACACACCCCTCCCGCAGGACTCCCTAGGGGAGGTTTCCCCCACTCACTTTGCTACTGCCTGTACTTGGCCCCAATGGATCAACCGGGGTGATTAGGTCACGTTCTGGGGGTGTCCGAGAAAGGGTAATCAGCTTGTGCAgctaagagggagaaaaaaacatgAGTTTGTGCTTCAGAATCATGCAAAGAGGCCCACAGCCCTGGTTGTAACTTTTGCATCAGCCAAGCatacctcctctcctttccctggcCCCACACTCACAGAGGAGCTTTCCCGAGGTGACACAAGCAGTTCCGAGTCAGGAATGCTGTCGAATGGAGACAGATTCTCAGAATCTGCATTGTCCAAGATCTCCGTCAGAGCTGTGAGCAGCGACACTTCATTCTGGTCCTCCAGTGATAGCCTGCTCTGCtccagaaaaacaacaaaaaggtgtCATCAACATCCCTACGATACTGGGCCACCAAGGACTGAATGCCAAGAAAATCAGTTCTGACTAGGTTCAGCTTAATCTGCCAGAGTGATCTGTGAACAGTTCAGCTGGTAGTGCGTAGGACCCATGCCTAATGCCCCCAGTTGAATCCCTGGTAtatagtggagtggtgctcttgcttctctttctctcatgtgaaactatctAATATGAAGAAATAAGtatttgaaaactatgagtcagggTGGCCCAGGATGTGGTACAGTGAATAGAAACAATGCTATTTCAAGCATAagatccagagttcaatccccagtattatTTGtggcagaatgatgctctagttcttggtctcatcaataaataaaatactttattttaaaaagatatatatatggcaggagagatagcataatggtgatgcaaagactctcgtgcctgaggctctgaggtaggtcccaagttcaatcccctgtaacaccataagccagagctgagcagtgctctggtaaaaataaaataaaataaaataaaatccagaggctgggcagtggcacacctggttaaatacatgtgcacaatgacccaggttcaaacccctggtccctacctgcaggaggaagcttcacaagcagtgaagtagtgctggaggttctctctctcattttccatcccccttccctgtcaatttctctctgctctatcaaataaaataaaataaagctaaaaagtCAGAAGCTGGGATATCTCTCACCTGGCAAAGTAcactttaccatatgcaaggccctgggtttaagcccccgacCACCTCATGAGAGAACGACGTAAAGGGGAAAGCTCCAGAAGTGTGAAGCGGTGCTGAGTTCTCTCATGTGCTAGCTAAAATAGTAATGATGATGaacagtggtctaggaggtggcacagtggataaagcactggaatctcaagcatgaggtcctgagttcaattcccagcagcgaatgtaccagagtgatgtctggctctttctatcctatatttctcataaaatcttttacaaaattgaaaataagggactaggcagtggtgcacctggttatgtgcatacACTATGGtgtacaagtacctgggttcaaacccctggtccccacctgcagggacaaagcttcaggagtggtgaagcagggctgcaggtgtctctgtctctctccctctctatgtcctcttcccctctcaatttctctgtctctaataataaagaaataaaatttaaaaaataaagatcgaCAGAGATGAGCCCACCAGAAAtagtggaatcacacatgcatgaagccctggtggaaaaaataaatgagttaagggagccaggtggtggcgcccctggttaagcacacacattacagtgcacaaggatccaggttcaaatccctggtccccacctgcagggggaaagcttcatgagtggtggagcagggctgcaggtgtctctctcttcctgtctccccctcctgtctcaatttctgtctctgtccaacaataaaaatattttttaaaaataaatgagttaatAAGAGTGTCAACCTCATCAGTAAATGGGTTCCGACCTCATTTACTACCATTTACTACCTCTAGTGTCAGAGAGTTGTCAGAACTGAGTCCATTTATGTTTCAAGGTTTAAGCATTAGCACATGAGAATGCCATGACCCCGGGGGCATCTCCCATATtgtggtgtctctgcttctctctctctctgcctctcctttgtatctgaatgaaaaagtaaggTCCCACTCACACAAAGgagtgatttatttaaaaaaaagaatcttacatTTCACATTCCATCCACCTTCAGTGAAGCTAGGGGTGCTCAGAAGGCAGGTTGCAATTGAATTCAAACAGTTATCAGAACCCTCCTACCATGTAAGTCAAGGATCCAGGTAGGGAGGAAGACCTTGAACAATAGGACATCCTTATGTGGGTCATAATTTAGCATTGTGTAGCCCAAGTCTCACTTATAAGCACACTTTAAGGTCTCAGGTCAGGCACCCATGTACCAAAATAGAGAGCAGAGCGAATGAGCCACACAAAGCTCCTGGCCAAAGGCCTCCATGCCAAGCCCAGCTTACCTCTCCCAGGCTCCCGAAATCCTCGATGAGGGAAATGAGAGAGGCATCCATGTAACTATGCATGGTCTCCAGCAGTGTCTCGTCCTGCAGCAAGAGCTCATCCATCTCCAGGTCCTTGTCCCTAAGACAGGGGCCCAGGCGAGACAGACTGACAAAGCCAGAATCATCCCCCTCCTCATGCAGTAGCACCTGGGGCAAAGGACAGAAGATGACAATGGCGTGAGCCGTTGTGACAGCCGTAAACCAGGTGCAGTCCTGGGATGCAGACACCTCAACACAGCCCAATCTTTGCCTGTGATGGGTCACTGAGAAGTATAATCTCTCAGCCCCAGTCCCAACTAGAATGGCAGTATTCaagcacctgctggggaaaaagtATGTTTATACTATCCAGAAATAGTTGAGTCACTTTTCAGATTAAACTggagataaaaacaaaattttaaaaaatagggggtgAGGGCAGCAAGCTAGCAGTGCTTCTGCAAGAAAGAGGTCCCGGGctgaatccccagtaccaccataaataagccagaactaagcaataCTCTGATGAaagaacggaaaaaaaaaaaatggggcggagggtagatagcataatggttatgcaaacagactcatgcctgaggctccagagccccaggttcaatcccccgcaccaccataagccagagctaaacagtgctctggtaaaaaataaataaataaataaataaataaataaataaaaaaaaatggaggtaggGAAAAGCCAGGCAGtatagcatacatattaccatgctcaaggtcaGGTTTCCacaagcaggaggaaagcttcagaagcagtggagcactgctacaggtgtctttctccctttccactCCCCTCACccattctatttttctctgtaaaGGATAtcggaaaaaatgaccaccaggtggCAAGACTGTTAAAAGAGAAAtcggggctgggcagcagcacagcaggttaagttcacatggcacagagcgcaagcaaggatcctggttcgagcccccaactccccacctgcagggggtcgtttcacaagtggtgaagcaggtctgcaggtgtctatctttctctcctcccctctgtcttccccatctctctcaatttctgtcttatccaacaacagctaatagtaacaacaataacaactacaaaggcaacaacaaggggaaaatggcctccaggaacagtggattcatggtgcaggcactgagccctagcgataaacctggaggcaaaaataaataaataaatagacatggTCATCAGGAGTTgggctagcgcagtgggttaagcgtatgtggtgcaaagcaaaaggactggcgtaagggtcctggtttgaggccccggctccccacctgcaggggagtcacttcacaggcagtgaagcaggtctgcaggtgtctttctctccccctctctgtcttctctctccacttctctctgtcctatccaacaacgatgacatcaataacaacaataactaaaacaataaaacaagggcaacaaaaggaaataaatatttaaagaaattttaaactgTTCAGTGTTGGGTGGGTGGAGGTACACTAGCATAATGtttacaaagagactcatgcttgaggctccaaggtcccaggttcaacacccccccccccattatcataagccaaagttgaacaaTGAACTGTGCTTtagcaaataaattaataaagctgaacagggtgggggagatagcataatggttatgcagagactcccatgcctgaggctacaaagtcccaggttggaatccccatccacacacccacaagccagagctgagcagtgctgatatttcaaaaaataaaataaaataagataagggggctgggcggtagcacattgggtcaagcacacatggtgcaaagctcaagggccggcctaaggattccagtttgaacccccagctcccacctgcgggggggggggggggggggcgggggggcccccgcttcacaagaggtgaagcagttctgcaggtatctttctctcctctgtcttccccatctctcctgatttctctctgtcctatacagcaacaacagctataacaacaaccacaacaaggccaacaaaatgagaaaaatagcctctagaaggggtgaatttatagtgcaggcatagagccccagcgataacccaggaggcaataaataaataaatgtttccaactatgacaccatttcccgtccacctgcatgttagctatcaggctcaggcaaaaactagtaaagtcatgggccccttggaatgtacctaaaatagatctattagctttttccaaatggagacccccaaatctcatctacaatattccagcctttaggttcatgattagtcagcaatttgttctgttttataccttaattcttttttagccaccaggctccaggtgctaccatgatgccaacctgacttctctaggcagacaactccaccaatgtgtcctggagtctcacttccccagatccctgccccatagggagagagagacaggggggcaatagggagagagacacccagtaatgatcctgggtccatactcccagagggataaagaataggaaagctttcaagggaggggatgggatatggagttctggtggaagaaattgtacctctcttatcctatagtcttgtcaatatttccattttataaattttaaaaaataaataaataggcagacggtagatagcataatggttgtgcaaacagactctcatgcctgaggctccaaagtcccaggttcaatcccccgcaccaccataagccagagctgaacagtgctctggttaaacaaataataaaaaggacactaaaataataataataataaataaataaataaataaataacagcatcCCTAGCCAATGCTGCcccagaggtagcacagtggataaggcactggacttttCAAACATGAGGGCTTAAGTTCAAGGCCCAGGATCACAtgatccagagtgatgctctggttattgCTCCCTCCCTCCAGTAAAttaatctaaaatttaaaaataaataaatattttaaaacaagaagAGCTATTAgaagccaagcagtggcacacctggctgagcacacacattacagtgagcagggacctaggttcaagaccctggtccccatctacaggaggcagacttcacaagtggtgaagcagtgctgcaggtgcctctctccctttctgtctctcactttcatcCCAActcctgtctctatgcaaaaacaAACTCTTGTATGGCAATGGTGAAGGCAGACCAACTTAAGGACACACCAAAGAGAGGTGAGCAAGAAGCAATTTTAGCTGCTGGTCACCTTATCCCCAAATCCTGCTTATGTATCTCTATTCTGCTTAGCACAGAGCTCACTGTCTTGGCTCTGAGGACTGTCCTTCCTGGTTGCCCAGAATGCCAGGCACCCTCCTTGTCTTTACACAGTTGACATTCATATCTACTGCACGTTTTTGAAAGCCCTACAGTCTGCCACACAAGCTTTCAATGGTAGATCCAAGGGAGTCTCATTCTTAGTCCTACCAGGTGAGAGCAAAAGTAAGCTTGAGTCTATACATGGGGAAGCCCCACCCCATCCCTCCGGAGTAATGGGAGTGATTATTTGTCATCAGTCCTGTCAAGGATGTGGGCGTAGGCAGGGCCAGATGTGGCTGGGATGGGACTGGCAAAGCCAGAGGCCAGAGCACAGATAACTCCAGGAAAACAGGAGAGGCAAAGGCCAGAGAacaggtgtgtgtatacacacacacacacacacacacacaccagcccccctccccttctACAGCTAAGGGAAacatgctattttttttcctcccaaaagggggggaaaaaagtaacAGGTGTGACCACACCCCCTACAACCACCCTCCTACCCAAGCTGAGGAGCCCTGGTACCCAGGTAAAAGAAAGGCTGGTGAGAGGGAGTTTAGAAGGTCAGGCCTGGAAACCAAGTAAGAGATGGTAAGTTTTAGACACTAGCTCCTCCCAATGCTGTTAATTACAACCAGCAGAATAGAACCTGGCTCAGCAAATCCTGGATGAGCAAGGAGGCTGCACCCTGACTGGCCCTGTCACCAAGCCAGAATCAAAACCATGCCCAGTTCCACGAACCACTCATTACCAGGCAGGTACTCAAGCTCCAGTCAGAACTATCTGCTTCTTCATCCTACCCCAATGCCCACGCTGCACAGCCCCGAGTAACAACATCATTTAGGAACTCTAGGTTCAGGCTAAAAGTGAGCCAGCCAGCAGCATCTCTCTAACTTCTATCTTCCAACTTGCTTTCCCAAATTCAGCTGTGTCCCTACAGGGTTGTAAACcagataaaatatttcaaatgccTACCTGACCATTCCCTGAGATTCCCCTAATCCCTTCAATGACATCTTACTACTCTTAGCATTAGGTCTAACTTCCTAATATGATTTAGGAGTTCCCCGGTCTCCCCTACCAGATCCTCCTGTTCCTCTTTCACCACCATTCTTATCACTCTCAACACACCAGCCATAGAGGACTTTCCATttctatggtctgggaggtggcgcagtggataaagcactggattctcaaccatgaggtcctgagttcaatccccatcagcacatgtaccagaatgatgtctggttctttctctttctcataaataaataaacttttaaaaagactccatttctgcaGTTACCATGTTCTCTCCCATAACGCGGCCTTGCCCACAAATACAGCCTGTACAAATCCTTTCAGTTACTGGAGTACACTGCATTGTGGTTACATAACCCAAAATTTGCTGCACTTGTCATTTACTCTATCCTGACAAAAATATACAATCATAGAGAACAGGAGTCATATGTGGTTCACACAGTATCACCCCTAGACCTGAACTTATTCAATAAATAGTTGATTGATGAGTTTCCACATAACCATGGGTGGAGAGGGGAACAACCCCACATGACAACCTACACTGGATTACAGCTGGATCTTGCATAAATCCTTCCCACCTCTCCCCTAAAGGTAATACCAACCCCACAAGATGACttcagagaaaagagaggggaaagagaggggcagatcCCAATTAGGGTCCAGGAAGAAGCCCTCCTCCCCTGGGGAAGGCCTGAAGGGTTGGGTTGGGCTACCACATTACCTGACAGCTTCTAGTCCAAACTCCCACCACGCCCCAGAAAATGCTTTCAAGGACTCAACTTAATTACTCAACCCAAGTACTACCCAACCCAAGTCCTACCCCTCTCCCCTCAAAGTGGAAACTCTTAAATGGGAACAGAACATATTGTACGCCAGTATGTAGAAGTTAAAGCCAAGCAAAGAATCTGACAAAGATTCGTCCCCAACAAATGTTCAACTAGGTAGAATAGTTTTCATATCGCCTCCAACTTTCCCCATCTACAGCAAAAACTCTAGGGAACCTTAAATCCAAACCACTTCAGATTTTATGTGTCAAGAGCAGGCCTTAGCTACCTCCTCAAAAGGGATGCTGGAGGAAAAAGTGAGGAAAGCAGATAACTGTCTCTTGTATACGTTGACACTCCCCGTGGCCCTTCCTCATGAAGGAGGCCCTCCAGCAGGCATCCCAAAACGCCAGTGCGGGTGACTCACAATCCACGCCAAGCCGGTCAGACAGAAGTGGCCACAAGCTCACTCCGCAGCCTTTCAAGCTCAAGCCCTCTACCCTCCCCGACAACACAGCCGCCATCCGCAGTGAAAACACTCCCCACACAGCTGGAAAGTCCTTCACCATCTGCTGTCGAGAGGCGCTGCAGACCCAagcaagaaaaggaggaaggaaaggaaaaaatacaataaaataaaatcccacGGCTCTGGGCAAAGTTGACTGTAGAATCCCCTATCTTCCCCCGGACCAGGGGCCCGCAGCCCCAGCCGGAGATGGCGGGACCGGCCGAGACACACCCAGTTCCCAGCAGCGCGGCCCCGGCGCCGACAGGAGATGCCGGGCAGCCCGGGGCCGGAGCCACGTGGACATACCCTCCCCGCCCCCACGTGGACCGcggcccctacccccaccccgcccAACCCACGTGGGTGCCGGGGCCgcctggagggggaggggaagcagaCAAGTTCTCCCGGGAAAATCTCTCCCCCATCCCACGTGGCTGCGAAAAGGCACAGTAGCGGCCGGCCGGGGCACCCCGGGGCATCCACCGGGAGAGGTCTAAGCCCCCGACTCCAAGTCCCAGCCCCGGGTCCCCCACTGTGGGCCGTGTTTTCGACTTGCCCTGCCCATCCTGCGTTCCTGAAAAATAACCATAGGAACCCCGCTTCTGCCCGCatcactcacacccacacacccccagcAAACGGCCTGAGTCCCCTCGGCCCGGTCGGACTCCCGCAGCCACCCGGCATCGACCTCCCAGCGCTTCCTCCCTTTCCTGTGGCGTCCACGTGTCACCGCCCGGCACACGCCGCTCTGCTGCCAGCTGCGGGCCGCTCGCCAGCCGCTCACCTGCTCCCCGCCGCTCACAGCGCCAACAGTCCCATACGACGCTTGGCTCCGACTCCCCCAACCGTTGCCTCGGACTCCACCGCCAGGGTCCGGCCCGGGGCCAACACTCGAAGGCGGCGCGACTCCGTCTCTCAGTCCCCGGCGCGCCGCCATCTTGGCCCCTGAACACTCAGCGCAGCTCTGCTCGCCGGCGCCGCCTCGCCCAGCCGATTGTGGGAGACGAACTACAACTCCCGAAAGACTACGAGACTACGGCTCACAGAAGGCCATGCGGCGAACCCAGCTAGTGCCCGGAAAGAGGGTCTCTGCCTCGCAAGGGCGCCTGGGAGTTGTAGTCTTCGTAAGCGGAGGCCGGCAGCACGTACCAGAAGCGTTAGGTAATGCCTACTTTTGCGCTGCGCGCAGGGATCTACTTGGAAAGCACTAGGTCGAGAGGAGAGAGTTAATATTTAGGGTTCTGTGATTTTCCTAACTTGTTCAACTGCCGGCGCGAGCTTTTTCATCCGATCCTGCCTGCTGTATGTTCTTTCCATCTTAGTTCAAGTGGGCCTGTATTTGGAAACAGCACCCTCTGGTGGACATCAGTGCTACAGGTTCTGGCCCTCTCACCTAATCTCATACTGCGGCACCagaaatttaattttagaaaacCGCATTCTCTGGGCCTCTCTGGGCTTCAGAAACCTCTACTAACGTCTTATTGCCAAATTTATTTCCTGCTACTTCAGATCATTTTACTGTACCTTGAAAACAACAGGAGCTCGTGTTTGTGTGTTATAGCCtgggaaactttttttcttaGGATAGACAGAGGCAAGAGAAGAGTGAAAGAAACAACAGCACCTAAGCTTTCAATGCTGTGGAGActggtcttgaatctgggttttgcacatggcaaaacagtacactatccaacTAAGATATTTGTTCCTCGaaacatcttttttattattattattatttttttgttgccattgctttttattgttgtagttattgttgtcgttgttggataggacagagagaaatggagagaggagggaaagacagaaagggggaaaga of Erinaceus europaeus chromosome 14, mEriEur2.1, whole genome shotgun sequence contains these proteins:
- the PPRC1 gene encoding peroxisome proliferator-activated receptor gamma coactivator-related protein 1 isoform X4; the protein is MAARRGLRDGVAPPSSVGPGPDPGGGVRGNGWGSRSQASYGTVGAVSGGEQVLLHEEGDDSGFVSLSRLGPCLRDKDLEMDELLLQDETLLETMHSYMDASLISLIEDFGSLGESRLSLEDQNEVSLLTALTEILDNADSENLSPFDSIPDSELLVSPRESSSLHKLITLSRTPPERDLITPVDPLGPSTGSSKVDMSLTDPSWDFSPPPFLETSSPKLPSWRPPRSRPRWGQSSPPLQRSDGEEEEELASFSGQVLTGELTNSMSNISDFPMHLACPEEEDTMAAEMLVQPAGDESISSLSELVRAMHPYCLPNLTQLTALESELQEQPDDLTLPEDCVVLEIVGQAATAGSDLEIPVVVRQIPPGPQPVLLEDALDTSPSLQLLLPEIETETEAAVPKETLCPEKEVLSLDSEGKLEPACMLEPTEVMEPVAPKGPHNPPGNTVLSSQRAQKNRRKKNKEQSAACAEGCGRRLRSSSRGQSKVASEVISQAGSLPREELRREVGPPQGRGKPRAWARAWAAALEKPSSVDLESSSEQTSSPKKGPLDFSPKMVDIIQANSVSVHLSLGDSAAADNMPLDSEADPTALDSVFADPSPAGPALVDLASTNTKLVDRLPAESLLIDPVLAESVAEDPAVVVPISDDLPPVTNHVPAVPAVADSVPDHPAPVEPVLVKSRPTDPRRAALSLAQGSPASQLLLESESSNPSKATGPLKVESGTSVTTQEAKPRPLSLSEYRRRRQQRQADAEEKSSQPPAGKWPSLPETPTGLADIPCLVIPPAPAKKTTRQRSSELAPEAGSMPVAPSPASPSPELPVGKLVVSALTEQLPSQEIPQPVRPLLPAVQSMPSLMSTALPFSPGGLGMTPMLPLPTNGHGVPSLPPPPLQPPSLPMTMGPVPPDPYTHYAPLPPWPCYPPVSPSGYPCLPPPPTVPLVSGTPGTYAVPPTCNVPWVPPPTPVPPYSSNCAYGPVGWGPGLQHPPFWPTVPPPPLPLASGGRAVPPPAVEPCGSSADLSVSESVLPVPVAPPLAPGPAAQGVAQIDTTEVEVKPVSASPHRKHKASSPVQSPLVKTTPCLSAESVTVEEPELETVKPEAQETRPKEKPPSPVVKVVSKSTARQSSVPRLPAVHPARLRKLTFLPNPQTQGPDDVVQAFISEIGIEASDLSSLLEQFEKSEAKKECPPPAPADNLAVGNSGVDTPQEKRPLDRLQAPELANVAGLTPPATPPHQLWKPLAAVSLLAKAKSPKSTAQEGTLKPEGVTEAQHPAAARLQEGVRGPSPVHVGSGDHDYCVRSRTPPKKMPALVIPEVGSRWNVKRHQDITIKPVLSLGPGTPVPPRTAVSQEPLDHRTSNEQADPSAPCLAPSALLSPEASPCRNDTRTPPEPSATQPSVRCYRKACRSTSPPNQGWQGRRGRSRSVSSGSNRTSEASSSSSSSSSSRSRSRSRSLSPPHKRWRRSSCSSSGHSRRCSSSSSSSSSSSTSSSSSSSRSRSRSPSPRRRSDRRRRYNSYHRSHDHYQRQRVLQKERAIEERRVVFIGKIPGRMTRSELKQRFSVFGEIEECTIHFRVQGDNYGFVTYRYAEEAFAAIESGHKLRQGDEQPFDLCFGGRRQFCKRSYSDLDSNREDFDPAPVKSKFDSLDFDTLLKKAQKNLRR